GTCATGGGCCCTATCCCACCGGCCGTGCCGTTCGCACGCAACTGCTCCTGGTCCTGGTGGGCCGAGGGCATAAGCCGGGCCGGTGGTATCGAGCGCGGGTACCGTTCCAAGTGGTGAGCCAGGAACGGAGTTCCCGTATGCCTAGAGACGACCACCCCGGTACCAGGATCGCGAAGTACAGGAAGCTGGCCGGATACACGCAGAGTGGTCTAGCCCTCAAGATCGGCTACTCGTACAGCCTCCTGCACCAGGTAGAGAGCGGCCATAAGGCAGCAAGTACGGCCTTCATGGCTGCCTGCGCTCGGGCGCTGCACATCGGCGTCGCGAGCCTGACAGGACAGCCGTACATGACCGAGCTCCAACAAGATCGCCTCGCCGGGCTCATCCGCCCCATCCGTGAGTCCCTCGATCTGTACGACCTGGGAGCCGACCCCGACGTCGCCACGCGTGAGACGCCCCAGCTGACAGCCGCAGCAGACCTCTTGTGTCAGCAGGTCCGAGCTACGCATCTCAACAAGGCAGCGCAGACGCTGCCGCGGCTCATCGCCGAGCTGACGACCGCGGCGTACCGCGCTCCCTCCAGAGAGCTGTGGGCTGCTCTCGGGTCTGCGTATCGCACCGCCCATGACGTCACGATCAAGCTTGGCTTCTACGACCTCTCCACCATCGCTCTCGATCGCATGGAGTGGGCGGCTCAACGAGCCTCGGACCCGGTCCTCGCCGCTGTCCGCCAGTACATGCGAGGCCTCGTCTATCACCGTGAGGGTGAACTCGCCATCGGACGACGTCTGGTGCAGGCCGGTCACCTCCTACTTGAACAGACCGGCGAGACCTCGGAGGTGTTGGCCGTATCCGGGCAACTGCATCTTGGCGCCACTGTCATGGCCGCGCGTGCCCGCGA
The sequence above is a segment of the Streptomyces sp. Je 1-369 genome. Coding sequences within it:
- a CDS encoding helix-turn-helix domain-containing protein, which encodes MPRDDHPGTRIAKYRKLAGYTQSGLALKIGYSYSLLHQVESGHKAASTAFMAACARALHIGVASLTGQPYMTELQQDRLAGLIRPIRESLDLYDLGADPDVATRETPQLTAAADLLCQQVRATHLNKAAQTLPRLIAELTTAAYRAPSRELWAALGSAYRTAHDVTIKLGFYDLSTIALDRMEWAAQRASDPVLAAVRQYMRGLVYHREGELAIGRRLVQAGHLLLEQTGETSEVLAVSGQLHLGATVMAARARDEDALKSHLREAKEIAKRAGDVEHVHWLSFGPTNWAAHELSALTEIGQFGKAVEKAKKLRIPDSWPTSRRAHVWIDRGRSEMETGRSGAALTSIAKARELAPQQTRYHPGARATIEGLVRQRRRTPDALGYMSAWLGL